One genomic window of Camelina sativa cultivar DH55 chromosome 5, Cs, whole genome shotgun sequence includes the following:
- the LOC104786310 gene encoding transcriptional corepressor LEUNIG_HOMOLOG-like isoform X4 has translation MAQSNWEADKMLDVYIYDYLVKKKLHNTAKSFMTEGKVSPDPVAIDAPGGFLFEWWSVFWDIFIARTNEKHSEPAAAYIEAQQGKAKEQQMQIQQLQLMRQAHMQRREPNHPSLGGPMNAIGSEGMIGQSNASALAAKMYEERMKQPNPMNSETSQPHLDARMALLKSATNHHGQMVQGNHQGGVSAALQQIQSRTQQPTEIKSEVNLGTSPRQLPVDPSTVYGQGILQSKPGMGGAGLNPGVSGLPLKGWPLTGIEQIRPVLGGPQVQKSFLQNQSQFQLSPQQQQQQQILAQVQAQGNMTNSPMYGDMDPRRFTGLPRGNLNPKDGQQNANDGSIGSPMQSSSSKHISMPPVQQSSSQQQDHLLSQQSQQNNRKRKGPSSSGPANSTGTGNTVGPSNSQPSTPSTHTPVDGVAITGNMHHVNSMPKGPMIYGSDGIGGLASSANQLDDMEQFGDVGALEDNVESFLSQDDGDGGSLFGTLKRNPSEHTETSKAFSFNEVSSIRKSASKVICCNFSSDGKLLASAGHEKKVFIWNMETLHVENTPEEHGNIITDVRFRPNSTQLATSSFDKTIKIWDASDPGYFLRTISGHAAPVMSIDFHPKKTELLCSCDSNNDIRFWDINASCVRATKGASTQVRFQPRTGQFLAAASENIVSIFDVENNNKRIHMFKGHSTNVHSVCWSPNGDLVASVSEDAVKIWSLSTADYIHELINSGNKFHSVVFHPSFPNLLVVGGYQTLELWNTMENKCMTIAAHECVISALAQSHSTGMMASASHDKSVKIWK, from the exons ATGGCGCAGAGTAATTGGGAAGCTGACAAGAT gCTTgacgtttatatatatgattatttggtgaagaagaaacttcACAATACTGCAAAGTCGTTTATGACTGAAGGGAAGGTTTCACCTGATCCAGTTG CAATTGATGCACCTGGAGGGTTTCTTTTTGAGTGGTGGTCTGTGTTCTGGGATATCTTCATTGCAAGGACCAATGAGAAACATTCAGAGCCTGCTGCAGCTTATATTGAG GCACAACAAGGTAAAGCGAAGGAGCAGCAAATGCAAATTCAGCAACTACAGTTAATGCGACAAGCTCATATGCAACGTAGAGAACCTAATCACCCTTCTCTTGGGGGTCCAATGAATGCTATTGGTTCTGAAGGGATGATTGGACAGTCAAATGCTAGTGCTTTGGCTGCAAAAATGTACGAGGAACGTATGAAGCAACCAAATCCAATGAACTCTGAGACGTCCCAACCTCATCTTGATGCAAGGATGGCCCTTCTTAAATCAGCAACAAATCATCATGG TCAGATGGTCCAAGGTAACCATCAAGGAGGTGTTTCGGCAGCGTTGCAGCAAATTCAGTCGCGAACTCAGCAACCCACT GAAATCAAAAGTGAAGTCAATCTGGGTACATCTCCGAGACAACTGCCAGTGGATCCTTCTACAGTTTATGGCCAGGGAATTCTGCAATCAAAGCCTGGGATGGGTGGTGCAG GATTAAACCCTGGAGTGAGTGGTCTACCTTTGAAGGGATGGCCATTAACT GGCATCGAGCAAATTCGACCAGTTTTAGGTGGGCCTCAGGTTCAGAAATCTTTTCTACAAAATCAAAGTCAATTTCAGCTCTCGccgcagcagcaacaacaacaacagatctTGGCTCAGGTTCAAGCGCAAGGAAATATGACTAATTCACCCATGTATGGTGACATGGACCCTCGAAGATTTACAGGATTACCTAGAGGAAACCTAAATCCGAAAGATGGCCAACAAAATGCAAATGATGGGTCTATAGGGTCCCCAATGCAATCAAGTTCGTCAAAG CATATCAGCATGCCTCCAGTACAACAATCTTCTTCCCAGCAACAAGATCACTTACTATCCCAGCAATCACAACAG AACAACCGCAAAAGAAAAGGGCCTTCCTCTTCTGGTCCTGCTAACAGTACCGGGACAGGAAACACAGTTGGCCCATCCAACTCACAGCCGTCGACTCCTTCAACACATACCCCTGTTGATGGAGTTGCTATAACTGGTAACATGCACCATGTGAATAGCATGCCAAAAGGACCAATGATATATGGGTCTGATGGGATTGGTGGTCTCGCATCATCAGCAAATCAACTG GATGACATGGAACAGTTTGGAGATGTGGGAGCCCTAGAAGATAACGTAGAATCATTTTTGTCCCAAGATGATGGAGATGGTGGAAGCTTGTTTGGCACCCTAAAGCGGAACCCTTCTGAGCATACCGAAACTTCAAAAG CTTTCAGTTTCAATGAGGTTAGTTCTATAAGAAAAAGTGCCAGTAAGGTCATCTGCTGTAACTTCTCTTCTGATGGGAAATTGTTGGCTAGCGCTGGGCATGAAAAAAAG GTATTTATTTGGAACATGGAAACACTACATGTTGAGAACACGCCGGAAGAACATGGTAATATCATAACAGATGTTCGGTTCAGACCTAATTCAACTCAGCTGGCAACGTCCTCATTTGACAAAACTATCAAGATCTGGGATGCTTCtgat CCTGGTTACTTCCTACGAACAATTTCGGGTCATGCTGCACCTGTTATGTCCATTGATTTTCATCCTAAAAAAACCGAGCTATTATGCTCTTGTGATAGCAACAATGATATTCGTTTTTGGGACATCAACGCTTCTTGTGTTCGTGCTACAAAG GGGGCTAGCACGCAAGTACGGTTCCAGCCAAGAACAGGACAATTTTTGGCTGCAGCATCCGAGAATATTGTGTCAATTTTTGATgttgaaaataataacaaacggATCCACATGTTTAAG GGACATTCCACAAATGTACATTCTGTTTGTTGGAGCCCAAACGGTGATTTGGTAGCTTCTGTTAGTGAAGACGCTGTAAAAATATGGTCACTGAGTACAGCAGATTACATCCACGAGCTTATTAACAGTGGAAACAAGTTCCACTCTGTTGTTTTTCACCCtagctttcccaatctcttGGTCGTTGGTGGCTACCAG ACACTGGAGCTGTGGAACACAATGGAGAACAAATGT
- the LOC104786310 gene encoding transcriptional corepressor LEUNIG_HOMOLOG-like isoform X3, whose translation MAQSNWEADKMLDVYIYDYLVKKKLHNTAKSFMTEGKVSPDPVAIDAPGGFLFEWWSVFWDIFIARTNEKHSEPAAAYIEAQQGKAKEQQMQIQQLQLMRQAHMQRREPNHPSLGGPMNAIGSEGMIGQSNASALAAKMYEERMKQPNPMNSETSQPHLDARMALLKSATNHHGQMVQGNHQGGVSAALQQIQSRTQQPTEIKSEVNLGTSPRQLPVDPSTVYGQGILQSKPGMGGAGLNPGVSGLPLKGWPLTGIEQIRPVLGGPQVQKSFLQNQSQFQLSPQQQQQQQILAQVQAQGNMTNSPMYGDMDPRRFTGLPRGNLNPKDGQQNANDGSIGSPMQSSSSKHISMPPVQQSSSQQQDHLLSQQSQQNNRKRKGPSSSGPANSTGTGNTVGPSNSQPSTPSTHTPVDGVAITGNMHHVNSMPKGPMIYGSDGIGGLASSANQLDDMEQFGDVGALEDNVESFLSQDDGDGGSLFGTLKRNPSEHTETSKVSAFSFNEVSSIRKSASKVICCNFSSDGKLLASAGHEKKVFIWNMETLHVENTPEEHGNIITDVRFRPNSTQLATSSFDKTIKIWDASDPGYFLRTISGHAAPVMSIDFHPKKTELLCSCDSNNDIRFWDINASCVRATKGASTQVRFQPRTGQFLAAASENIVSIFDVENNNKRIHMFKGHSTNVHSVCWSPNGDLVASVSEDAVKIWSLSTADYIHELINSGNKFHSVVFHPSFPNLLVVGGYQTLELWNTMENKCMTIAAHECVISALAQSHSTGMMASASHDKSVKIWK comes from the exons ATGGCGCAGAGTAATTGGGAAGCTGACAAGAT gCTTgacgtttatatatatgattatttggtgaagaagaaacttcACAATACTGCAAAGTCGTTTATGACTGAAGGGAAGGTTTCACCTGATCCAGTTG CAATTGATGCACCTGGAGGGTTTCTTTTTGAGTGGTGGTCTGTGTTCTGGGATATCTTCATTGCAAGGACCAATGAGAAACATTCAGAGCCTGCTGCAGCTTATATTGAG GCACAACAAGGTAAAGCGAAGGAGCAGCAAATGCAAATTCAGCAACTACAGTTAATGCGACAAGCTCATATGCAACGTAGAGAACCTAATCACCCTTCTCTTGGGGGTCCAATGAATGCTATTGGTTCTGAAGGGATGATTGGACAGTCAAATGCTAGTGCTTTGGCTGCAAAAATGTACGAGGAACGTATGAAGCAACCAAATCCAATGAACTCTGAGACGTCCCAACCTCATCTTGATGCAAGGATGGCCCTTCTTAAATCAGCAACAAATCATCATGG TCAGATGGTCCAAGGTAACCATCAAGGAGGTGTTTCGGCAGCGTTGCAGCAAATTCAGTCGCGAACTCAGCAACCCACT GAAATCAAAAGTGAAGTCAATCTGGGTACATCTCCGAGACAACTGCCAGTGGATCCTTCTACAGTTTATGGCCAGGGAATTCTGCAATCAAAGCCTGGGATGGGTGGTGCAG GATTAAACCCTGGAGTGAGTGGTCTACCTTTGAAGGGATGGCCATTAACT GGCATCGAGCAAATTCGACCAGTTTTAGGTGGGCCTCAGGTTCAGAAATCTTTTCTACAAAATCAAAGTCAATTTCAGCTCTCGccgcagcagcaacaacaacaacagatctTGGCTCAGGTTCAAGCGCAAGGAAATATGACTAATTCACCCATGTATGGTGACATGGACCCTCGAAGATTTACAGGATTACCTAGAGGAAACCTAAATCCGAAAGATGGCCAACAAAATGCAAATGATGGGTCTATAGGGTCCCCAATGCAATCAAGTTCGTCAAAG CATATCAGCATGCCTCCAGTACAACAATCTTCTTCCCAGCAACAAGATCACTTACTATCCCAGCAATCACAACAG AACAACCGCAAAAGAAAAGGGCCTTCCTCTTCTGGTCCTGCTAACAGTACCGGGACAGGAAACACAGTTGGCCCATCCAACTCACAGCCGTCGACTCCTTCAACACATACCCCTGTTGATGGAGTTGCTATAACTGGTAACATGCACCATGTGAATAGCATGCCAAAAGGACCAATGATATATGGGTCTGATGGGATTGGTGGTCTCGCATCATCAGCAAATCAACTG GATGACATGGAACAGTTTGGAGATGTGGGAGCCCTAGAAGATAACGTAGAATCATTTTTGTCCCAAGATGATGGAGATGGTGGAAGCTTGTTTGGCACCCTAAAGCGGAACCCTTCTGAGCATACCGAAACTTCAAAAG TGTCAGCTTTCAGTTTCAATGAGGTTAGTTCTATAAGAAAAAGTGCCAGTAAGGTCATCTGCTGTAACTTCTCTTCTGATGGGAAATTGTTGGCTAGCGCTGGGCATGAAAAAAAG GTATTTATTTGGAACATGGAAACACTACATGTTGAGAACACGCCGGAAGAACATGGTAATATCATAACAGATGTTCGGTTCAGACCTAATTCAACTCAGCTGGCAACGTCCTCATTTGACAAAACTATCAAGATCTGGGATGCTTCtgat CCTGGTTACTTCCTACGAACAATTTCGGGTCATGCTGCACCTGTTATGTCCATTGATTTTCATCCTAAAAAAACCGAGCTATTATGCTCTTGTGATAGCAACAATGATATTCGTTTTTGGGACATCAACGCTTCTTGTGTTCGTGCTACAAAG GGGGCTAGCACGCAAGTACGGTTCCAGCCAAGAACAGGACAATTTTTGGCTGCAGCATCCGAGAATATTGTGTCAATTTTTGATgttgaaaataataacaaacggATCCACATGTTTAAG GGACATTCCACAAATGTACATTCTGTTTGTTGGAGCCCAAACGGTGATTTGGTAGCTTCTGTTAGTGAAGACGCTGTAAAAATATGGTCACTGAGTACAGCAGATTACATCCACGAGCTTATTAACAGTGGAAACAAGTTCCACTCTGTTGTTTTTCACCCtagctttcccaatctcttGGTCGTTGGTGGCTACCAG ACACTGGAGCTGTGGAACACAATGGAGAACAAATGT
- the LOC104786310 gene encoding transcriptional corepressor LEUNIG_HOMOLOG-like isoform X1, whose protein sequence is MAQSNWEADKMLDVYIYDYLVKKKLHNTAKSFMTEGKVSPDPVAIDAPGGFLFEWWSVFWDIFIARTNEKHSEPAAAYIEAQQGKAKEQQMQIQQLQLMRQAHMQRREPNHPSLGGPMNAIGSEGMIGQSNASALAAKMYEERMKQPNPMNSETSQPHLDARMALLKSATNHHGQMVQGNHQGGVSAALQQIQSRTQQPTEIKSEVNLGTSPRQLPVDPSTVYGQGILQSKPGMGGAGLNPGVSGLPLKGWPLTGIEQIRPVLGGPQVQKSFLQNQSQFQLSPQQQQQQQILAQVQAQGNMTNSPMYGDMDPRRFTGLPRGNLNPKDGQQNANDGSIGSPMQSSSSKHISMPPVQQSSSQQQDHLLSQQSQQNNRKRKGPSSSGPANSTGTGNTVGPSNSQPSTPSTHTPVDGVAITGNMHHVNSMPKGPMIYGSDGIGGLASSANQLLQDDMEQFGDVGALEDNVESFLSQDDGDGGSLFGTLKRNPSEHTETSKVSAFSFNEVSSIRKSASKVICCNFSSDGKLLASAGHEKKVFIWNMETLHVENTPEEHGNIITDVRFRPNSTQLATSSFDKTIKIWDASDPGYFLRTISGHAAPVMSIDFHPKKTELLCSCDSNNDIRFWDINASCVRATKGASTQVRFQPRTGQFLAAASENIVSIFDVENNNKRIHMFKGHSTNVHSVCWSPNGDLVASVSEDAVKIWSLSTADYIHELINSGNKFHSVVFHPSFPNLLVVGGYQTLELWNTMENKCMTIAAHECVISALAQSHSTGMMASASHDKSVKIWK, encoded by the exons ATGGCGCAGAGTAATTGGGAAGCTGACAAGAT gCTTgacgtttatatatatgattatttggtgaagaagaaacttcACAATACTGCAAAGTCGTTTATGACTGAAGGGAAGGTTTCACCTGATCCAGTTG CAATTGATGCACCTGGAGGGTTTCTTTTTGAGTGGTGGTCTGTGTTCTGGGATATCTTCATTGCAAGGACCAATGAGAAACATTCAGAGCCTGCTGCAGCTTATATTGAG GCACAACAAGGTAAAGCGAAGGAGCAGCAAATGCAAATTCAGCAACTACAGTTAATGCGACAAGCTCATATGCAACGTAGAGAACCTAATCACCCTTCTCTTGGGGGTCCAATGAATGCTATTGGTTCTGAAGGGATGATTGGACAGTCAAATGCTAGTGCTTTGGCTGCAAAAATGTACGAGGAACGTATGAAGCAACCAAATCCAATGAACTCTGAGACGTCCCAACCTCATCTTGATGCAAGGATGGCCCTTCTTAAATCAGCAACAAATCATCATGG TCAGATGGTCCAAGGTAACCATCAAGGAGGTGTTTCGGCAGCGTTGCAGCAAATTCAGTCGCGAACTCAGCAACCCACT GAAATCAAAAGTGAAGTCAATCTGGGTACATCTCCGAGACAACTGCCAGTGGATCCTTCTACAGTTTATGGCCAGGGAATTCTGCAATCAAAGCCTGGGATGGGTGGTGCAG GATTAAACCCTGGAGTGAGTGGTCTACCTTTGAAGGGATGGCCATTAACT GGCATCGAGCAAATTCGACCAGTTTTAGGTGGGCCTCAGGTTCAGAAATCTTTTCTACAAAATCAAAGTCAATTTCAGCTCTCGccgcagcagcaacaacaacaacagatctTGGCTCAGGTTCAAGCGCAAGGAAATATGACTAATTCACCCATGTATGGTGACATGGACCCTCGAAGATTTACAGGATTACCTAGAGGAAACCTAAATCCGAAAGATGGCCAACAAAATGCAAATGATGGGTCTATAGGGTCCCCAATGCAATCAAGTTCGTCAAAG CATATCAGCATGCCTCCAGTACAACAATCTTCTTCCCAGCAACAAGATCACTTACTATCCCAGCAATCACAACAG AACAACCGCAAAAGAAAAGGGCCTTCCTCTTCTGGTCCTGCTAACAGTACCGGGACAGGAAACACAGTTGGCCCATCCAACTCACAGCCGTCGACTCCTTCAACACATACCCCTGTTGATGGAGTTGCTATAACTGGTAACATGCACCATGTGAATAGCATGCCAAAAGGACCAATGATATATGGGTCTGATGGGATTGGTGGTCTCGCATCATCAGCAAATCAACTG CTGCAGGATGACATGGAACAGTTTGGAGATGTGGGAGCCCTAGAAGATAACGTAGAATCATTTTTGTCCCAAGATGATGGAGATGGTGGAAGCTTGTTTGGCACCCTAAAGCGGAACCCTTCTGAGCATACCGAAACTTCAAAAG TGTCAGCTTTCAGTTTCAATGAGGTTAGTTCTATAAGAAAAAGTGCCAGTAAGGTCATCTGCTGTAACTTCTCTTCTGATGGGAAATTGTTGGCTAGCGCTGGGCATGAAAAAAAG GTATTTATTTGGAACATGGAAACACTACATGTTGAGAACACGCCGGAAGAACATGGTAATATCATAACAGATGTTCGGTTCAGACCTAATTCAACTCAGCTGGCAACGTCCTCATTTGACAAAACTATCAAGATCTGGGATGCTTCtgat CCTGGTTACTTCCTACGAACAATTTCGGGTCATGCTGCACCTGTTATGTCCATTGATTTTCATCCTAAAAAAACCGAGCTATTATGCTCTTGTGATAGCAACAATGATATTCGTTTTTGGGACATCAACGCTTCTTGTGTTCGTGCTACAAAG GGGGCTAGCACGCAAGTACGGTTCCAGCCAAGAACAGGACAATTTTTGGCTGCAGCATCCGAGAATATTGTGTCAATTTTTGATgttgaaaataataacaaacggATCCACATGTTTAAG GGACATTCCACAAATGTACATTCTGTTTGTTGGAGCCCAAACGGTGATTTGGTAGCTTCTGTTAGTGAAGACGCTGTAAAAATATGGTCACTGAGTACAGCAGATTACATCCACGAGCTTATTAACAGTGGAAACAAGTTCCACTCTGTTGTTTTTCACCCtagctttcccaatctcttGGTCGTTGGTGGCTACCAG ACACTGGAGCTGTGGAACACAATGGAGAACAAATGT
- the LOC104786310 gene encoding transcriptional corepressor LEUNIG_HOMOLOG-like isoform X2, translating into MAQSNWEADKMLDVYIYDYLVKKKLHNTAKSFMTEGKVSPDPVAIDAPGGFLFEWWSVFWDIFIARTNEKHSEPAAAYIEAQQGKAKEQQMQIQQLQLMRQAHMQRREPNHPSLGGPMNAIGSEGMIGQSNASALAAKMYEERMKQPNPMNSETSQPHLDARMALLKSATNHHGQMVQGNHQGGVSAALQQIQSRTQQPTEIKSEVNLGTSPRQLPVDPSTVYGQGILQSKPGMGGAGLNPGVSGLPLKGWPLTGIEQIRPVLGGPQVQKSFLQNQSQFQLSPQQQQQQQILAQVQAQGNMTNSPMYGDMDPRRFTGLPRGNLNPKDGQQNANDGSIGSPMQSSSSKHISMPPVQQSSSQQQDHLLSQQSQQNNRKRKGPSSSGPANSTGTGNTVGPSNSQPSTPSTHTPVDGVAITGNMHHVNSMPKGPMIYGSDGIGGLASSANQLLQDDMEQFGDVGALEDNVESFLSQDDGDGGSLFGTLKRNPSEHTETSKAFSFNEVSSIRKSASKVICCNFSSDGKLLASAGHEKKVFIWNMETLHVENTPEEHGNIITDVRFRPNSTQLATSSFDKTIKIWDASDPGYFLRTISGHAAPVMSIDFHPKKTELLCSCDSNNDIRFWDINASCVRATKGASTQVRFQPRTGQFLAAASENIVSIFDVENNNKRIHMFKGHSTNVHSVCWSPNGDLVASVSEDAVKIWSLSTADYIHELINSGNKFHSVVFHPSFPNLLVVGGYQTLELWNTMENKCMTIAAHECVISALAQSHSTGMMASASHDKSVKIWK; encoded by the exons ATGGCGCAGAGTAATTGGGAAGCTGACAAGAT gCTTgacgtttatatatatgattatttggtgaagaagaaacttcACAATACTGCAAAGTCGTTTATGACTGAAGGGAAGGTTTCACCTGATCCAGTTG CAATTGATGCACCTGGAGGGTTTCTTTTTGAGTGGTGGTCTGTGTTCTGGGATATCTTCATTGCAAGGACCAATGAGAAACATTCAGAGCCTGCTGCAGCTTATATTGAG GCACAACAAGGTAAAGCGAAGGAGCAGCAAATGCAAATTCAGCAACTACAGTTAATGCGACAAGCTCATATGCAACGTAGAGAACCTAATCACCCTTCTCTTGGGGGTCCAATGAATGCTATTGGTTCTGAAGGGATGATTGGACAGTCAAATGCTAGTGCTTTGGCTGCAAAAATGTACGAGGAACGTATGAAGCAACCAAATCCAATGAACTCTGAGACGTCCCAACCTCATCTTGATGCAAGGATGGCCCTTCTTAAATCAGCAACAAATCATCATGG TCAGATGGTCCAAGGTAACCATCAAGGAGGTGTTTCGGCAGCGTTGCAGCAAATTCAGTCGCGAACTCAGCAACCCACT GAAATCAAAAGTGAAGTCAATCTGGGTACATCTCCGAGACAACTGCCAGTGGATCCTTCTACAGTTTATGGCCAGGGAATTCTGCAATCAAAGCCTGGGATGGGTGGTGCAG GATTAAACCCTGGAGTGAGTGGTCTACCTTTGAAGGGATGGCCATTAACT GGCATCGAGCAAATTCGACCAGTTTTAGGTGGGCCTCAGGTTCAGAAATCTTTTCTACAAAATCAAAGTCAATTTCAGCTCTCGccgcagcagcaacaacaacaacagatctTGGCTCAGGTTCAAGCGCAAGGAAATATGACTAATTCACCCATGTATGGTGACATGGACCCTCGAAGATTTACAGGATTACCTAGAGGAAACCTAAATCCGAAAGATGGCCAACAAAATGCAAATGATGGGTCTATAGGGTCCCCAATGCAATCAAGTTCGTCAAAG CATATCAGCATGCCTCCAGTACAACAATCTTCTTCCCAGCAACAAGATCACTTACTATCCCAGCAATCACAACAG AACAACCGCAAAAGAAAAGGGCCTTCCTCTTCTGGTCCTGCTAACAGTACCGGGACAGGAAACACAGTTGGCCCATCCAACTCACAGCCGTCGACTCCTTCAACACATACCCCTGTTGATGGAGTTGCTATAACTGGTAACATGCACCATGTGAATAGCATGCCAAAAGGACCAATGATATATGGGTCTGATGGGATTGGTGGTCTCGCATCATCAGCAAATCAACTG CTGCAGGATGACATGGAACAGTTTGGAGATGTGGGAGCCCTAGAAGATAACGTAGAATCATTTTTGTCCCAAGATGATGGAGATGGTGGAAGCTTGTTTGGCACCCTAAAGCGGAACCCTTCTGAGCATACCGAAACTTCAAAAG CTTTCAGTTTCAATGAGGTTAGTTCTATAAGAAAAAGTGCCAGTAAGGTCATCTGCTGTAACTTCTCTTCTGATGGGAAATTGTTGGCTAGCGCTGGGCATGAAAAAAAG GTATTTATTTGGAACATGGAAACACTACATGTTGAGAACACGCCGGAAGAACATGGTAATATCATAACAGATGTTCGGTTCAGACCTAATTCAACTCAGCTGGCAACGTCCTCATTTGACAAAACTATCAAGATCTGGGATGCTTCtgat CCTGGTTACTTCCTACGAACAATTTCGGGTCATGCTGCACCTGTTATGTCCATTGATTTTCATCCTAAAAAAACCGAGCTATTATGCTCTTGTGATAGCAACAATGATATTCGTTTTTGGGACATCAACGCTTCTTGTGTTCGTGCTACAAAG GGGGCTAGCACGCAAGTACGGTTCCAGCCAAGAACAGGACAATTTTTGGCTGCAGCATCCGAGAATATTGTGTCAATTTTTGATgttgaaaataataacaaacggATCCACATGTTTAAG GGACATTCCACAAATGTACATTCTGTTTGTTGGAGCCCAAACGGTGATTTGGTAGCTTCTGTTAGTGAAGACGCTGTAAAAATATGGTCACTGAGTACAGCAGATTACATCCACGAGCTTATTAACAGTGGAAACAAGTTCCACTCTGTTGTTTTTCACCCtagctttcccaatctcttGGTCGTTGGTGGCTACCAG ACACTGGAGCTGTGGAACACAATGGAGAACAAATGT
- the LOC104786312 gene encoding glycine-rich protein 23-like, which produces MYALTSGRYVYKYKQSLSFTDTTVFSLTYSPYKTRWNKLFLIMGLTSRKACVFIFVLALVAEFAFGHVEVNEDKHFFHKPRPFLHKPRPFFHKHGIYKKGYGKGLGGGGGLGGGGGLGGGGGLGGGGGLGGGGGLGGGGGGGLGGGGGLGGGGGLGGGGGGGLGGGGGYGGGAGGGYGGGAGGGLGGGGGAGGGGGFGGGGGGGFGGGAGGGFGKGIGGGGGLGGGYGGGGHH; this is translated from the coding sequence ATGTACGCACTCACGAGTGGACGATATGTCTATAAATACAAGCAAAGCCTAAGCTTCACTGACACAACTGTCTTCTCTCTTACATATTCACCATATAAAACTCGTTGGAATAAACTATTCTTAATTATGGGTTTAACTTCCCGTAAGGCGTGTGTGTTTATCTTTGTACTCGCTCTTGTTGCCGAATTTGCGTTCGGACATGTTGAGGTTAACGAAgacaaacactttttccacaaACCTCGCCCATTCCTACACAAACCTCGTCCATTCTTCCACAAACATGGCATTTACAAGAAGGGTTATGGTAAAGGTTTGGGCGGCGGAGGCGGTCTAGGGGGCGGAGGCGGTCTAGGAGGTGGAGGCGGTCTAGGGGGCGGAGGTGGTCTAGGAGGCGGAGGCGGTCTAGGGGGCGGAGGCGGTGGTGGTTTGGGTGGAGGAGGCGGTCTAGGCGGTGGAGGCGGTCTAGGCggaggtggcggtggtggtttgggaggaggaggaggatatgGCGGTGGTGCTGGAGGAGGATACGGTGGTGGTGCTGGAGGAGGACTTGGAGGCGGTGGTGGtgctggaggaggaggaggatttggtggtggtggcggaggaggattCGGCGGTGGAGCCGGTGGTGGATTTGGTAAAGGCATTGGCGGTGGGGGAGGACTTGGAGGAGGTTATGGTGGTGGTGGCCATCACTGA